The genomic segment AGGCGCCTTTCCCCGGCACGGCCGGTAAGTCGACCGCACGCTTGCCCACCGTCGAGGGCGTCGCCTCCCGGGCCGAGGGTCCGCCGAAGGATGCCCGCGGCGACAGCGCCAAGCCGGTCACGCCGAGCCCCTGGGTGATCCAGCTCGGCGCCATGGACGACGAGGACAAGGCCAAGTCGATCCTCGCCGACGCCCGCAGCCGCACCGGCATGCTCTCGAAGGCCGCGCCCTACACGGTGCGCGTGACCCATGGCGGCACCACGCTGTTCCGCGCCCGCTTCTCGGGATTTGCCGAACAGAGCACCGCGCAGGATGCCTGCGCCGCGCTGAAGAAGAACGGCTTCAACTGCTTCGCGACCCGGAGCTGATCGCCTCCAACAGCCATCTTCGATGCGGCTGCCGGCGCGTTCGGCCGGCGACCGCCCGATGACAAGAGCCGCTTCAAGCGGCTTCGACGACCTTCGACATATCGACCCTGACAACGCGCGTGGAGTTCTAGCGATGTCGGTTCACCAGTCTGTCACGCGCCGCGTTCACGCGCGCCGCTCCCCTCGACGCTGCCGCCCTGGTCGGGATGCAGCCGCTTCATCAGCGTCCGATGAGCCGCGCGGACGTCCTCCAGGGACGCCCCGCGCTCAAGCCCCAGGACCTGATAGGCCTCCTGCTCCGTCATCGACCCTGGCTTCGTCGGTCCGCCCGTCCGCGGGTCTCCGTCGACATCAGCGTCTACACGCCAGCCGGGCTGCCGGCGGTCGAGATACGCCTCTAGCCCGCGGGCGCCCTCGGGATCGTTGGCGCTCAGCAGGGCGGCCAGCTCGATGAGCGCCTCCGACGGCACCGCCGAGAGGCGGCGGCCGGCGAAGGGGCCCGACGAGCACGGTCCCGTCCATCGGTTCACCGTCGGTGCCGAGGTCGAATTCGAGGGCGGCCGTCCGCACTTGCCGGGGCTCCCGGTATCCGCGCCATGCGCGGACCCGCCGGATCACGCCCGCCTCGCCCTCCGAAAGCCAGACGCCTCCTGCGCCGAGCAGAAGGGCCAGGAGGAAGCTGCCGCGCAGCGACAGCACGAAGGCCGCCGCCAGCAGGGCGTAGCCTGCGAGCAGGCGCGGCGTCAGGCCGAAGGGCAGGCGCCCGTTGCGGCGGCCGAGCCACCAAAATCCGATGAGCGCCAGAAGGCCGAGGGCGATGAGCATCCCGCGGTCATCGGCCGGTTCGGTGCGCGCGTAAAGCGCTCATCCGGTGCACGCCCACGGGGAGCGGGATTACAACCGCGTCTGTGCCACGTCGGCGGTATTCACCCGCACCGTCCGCACCCGGCCGTCGCGCTCCACCAGCAGGGTCACCGGGCGGTCGAGCCCGGCTTCCTCGACCGCGGCGGTCAGGTCCGACAGGCGGTGAACCGGGCGGCCGTTGGCGCCGACGATGACGTCGCCGATCGTGCCGGTGCGGGGATCGACGCCGCGCAAGCCGGCCTGCGCCGCCGGAGAACCGGGCAGCACCCGCAGCACCACGACGCCGTCGATGCCGAGCCGGGCGGCGGTCGCCTCCTGGCCGGCGATGATGCCGATGCCGGGATTGCGCACGCGCCCATTCTTGATGAGGTCCGGCACCACCCGGTTCACGACATCGACCGGCACCGCGAAGCCGATGCCGGCGCTGGCGCCGGAGGGCGAGAAGATCGCGGTGTTGACGCCGATCAGGCGCCCAGCGGAGTCGAGCAAGGGCCCGCCGGAATTGCCCGGATTGATCGCCGCATCGGTCTGGATGACGCCCGACAGCTCCCGGCCCTCCTGCGTCGGCAGCCGCCGCTGGAGCGCGCTGATGACCCCGGTCGTCAGGGTGTGATCGAGGCCGAACGGGTTGCCGATGGCGAAGGCCGACTGCCCGACCTTGAGGTCGGCTGAGGTCCCCACAGCCAGGGGAAGGGGCATCTTGGCCACGCGGCCGAGCTGGAGCACGGCGAGATCGTAGCTTGGCGCCGTGCCGACGACCCGCGCGCCGATCACTTCGCCGGAGGCGAGCCGCACGGAGATCGAGCCGCCCCCCTTCGTCGCGGCCTCGACGACGTGGTTGTTGGTGACGACGTGGCCCGCCGCGTCCCAGACGAAACCGGTGCCGGTCTGCGTGCCGGAGCCCTGCTGCTGTTCTCCCTGACCGAACTCGTCGTCCGGCTCCATCAGCGCGCGCCCTTGCGCCGCCGCCTGGGCGAAGACGTGGACGACGGAGGGCGAGGCGCTGGCGAACAGATCGACGGTGGTCTTCTCCGCCGCCGAGAGATCGCCGCGCGCCGTCACCGAGCGGGGCGCGTTCGCCGAGTAGAGGAAGGCGAGGATGTAGGGCTGCGCCACGAAGGCGATCAGCAGGCCCAGCGTCACGCCCAAGGCGACGCGCACGAAGCGATCCGGCACCGACAACCTCAGCCCTGCCCAGCCATGAACGGCGCGGCCCGCGCCGCGTCGGCGGTACGGGCTACGTTCAGGTTCTCTCCACCAAACTCCTGAGAGTCAGGTCCGTCGCGTCGCAAAGCACGCGCGTCCGGCAATTGAGACTTAGCTGTGTCCGGTGTGGCGTCCAGTCAACAAATCCCCGCTTTCCTACACAGGGAAGCTGGGTGCGGCACCGCACCGAGGGATGCCCCTACGAAGAGTAACCAATTGCATACTGTTTCATACGCAGTGTCGTCCTACAGATGAAAAGGCATCGGTGGGTGGGTCCGGACCAATTCTTGGCGAAACCAAGGCAAGGTTCAGACGAGGAACTGCGACGAAACGGTGATCGAACGGCTATCGAGCACTCGAATTGATCGCAAAGCCGCCCCAGAGATGCTTCGATCGCCCTAGAACTTCGTACATACCGGCCCAGTGACGTCAGTCGTCGCCGCGATCCGTTCGCGAACGGGCCCGGTTCGAACAGGAAGCGCATGAGATGGAAACCGAAGCTCTCGAACGTCCTGCCGACCTGACGATCTGGCGCACCCTGCCGGCCTCGTCTCCCCTGGCCCAGCCGGAGCGCTACGACACCCTGCGCGAGGCGCTGCTTGCCGCCAAGGGCGCCCTCGGCGACCCCTCGAAGCAGCCCTGGATCATCACCGAGGAGGGCGAAATCCTCTCCCCGAACTGGATCCGCACCTACGTCAACTGATCGCGGCCTCAGCGCCCGGATCGGCAGGCCGCGCGGGTACGGCCTCGGGGCATGGCTCCGGCCGGCTCACCAGCGTGACGAGCACGTAGGACACGATCATCAGCAGGAACCACGAGCCGAGCTTGGCCGCCGAGACCGGCGACCAGCCGGCCGCCTGGTTCGGGTAGAGCCAGACCCGGCTCGCCGTGCCGATGTTCTCGGCCAGCCAGATGAACCCGGCAACGAGGACGAAGCCGAGCAGTAGTGGCATCTGCCGGTACACGTGCCAGACCTTGAAGTGCACGACCGTGCCGCCGAACAGCACGCCGGTCGCGATGAACAGCATCGCCCGCATGTCGGCCACGTAATGGTGGCTGAAGAAGTTGAGGTAGATCGCCCCCGCCAGCGGCAGCGTGAACATCAGCGGCGGATGCCGGGTGAAGCGGAAGTCGAACAGGCGCCAGACGCGGGCGATGTAGGAGCCGATGCTGGCATACATAAAGCCGGTGAACAGCGGCACGCCCATGATCCGCAGCAGGCTCGCCTCCGGGTAGATCCACGAGCCGACGCCGGTCTTGAAGATCTCCATCGCCGTTCCGACGACGTGATAGAGCGCGATGACCTTGGCCTCCTCCCAGGTCTCCATGCCCAAACCCAGCAGTGCGACCTGGATCAGGATCGCGGCGAGCGTCAGGAAATCGTAGCGCGAGAGCGGCGCGTCGGCCGGGTAGAACAGGTGCGTGCCGATGAGCAGCGCGCAGATCAGGCCGCCGAACAGGCAGGCCCAGCCCTGCTTCACCCCGAACCTCAGAAACTCGTAGGCGAAGGCCGGCAGCCCGCCCGCGGCCTCGGCGCGCGCGCCGAGCCGGCGCTCGGCCGCGACGAAGCCTGCCAGGAACGGCCAGTTTCGCGCCGCACTCGGCGTCCTCTGCCCTGCCGCCATTCCGTCCAACCTTCCACCCCGCGCTCCGCACGACCCGAGTCGCGGAAAGCGGCGGTTTGACGGTCACGCTCGCCTCGCCGCACATTCGGCGCGGCAAGCGCAGCGGGGAAGGGGCGTGCGGGCGAACGCAGTGGAGGATCGGGCTCACGCCCGGCGGCGGACGGAGCGCGAATTGCGCCGGCTTGAAGCGCTGGTCGCGCGCAAGCGCTTCCGCAGGCGGAGCCTACGGGCGCTGCGCGGATCGGCCGGCGCCGCGGCAACCTTCGGCGCTCTCCTGAAAGTGAAGGTGGTCGGAACGTTGGCCGGCAAGGCCGCCATCGCTGTCCTCGTCGGCCTCGGCTTCGCGTGGCCGGCGCTGGTGATCGGCGTGATCGGCGTCGTCGGGATCGTGTTGGCGGTGGTCAGCCTGTTTTCCGGCGAAGGCGGCCCCCACGGCTTCGACGTCGGTTGCACCTGCGACTGCGCAGGCAAGGAGAAGCGGGCCGAACGGCTCAAGGCGCTGATTGCGCAACGCCGGGCGTGGCTCGCCGCGCCGTCGGGGCCGGCGCCGAGCGTGCGCTGGGATGCGCGCGGGCGCCGTGATCTTGTAGGCAGCCAGCGCAAGCGCGGCCGGTGAGCCCGGCCTTATGGACAGTAGCCGCGTTTGGTGGCTTGCCTATAATGCTCAAAAAAAATCATCGTCTCCGCCGATGCCGAGACTGACGCCAGGAACAGACGCACGATGAGCTCCCGCATCCCCGATTTCGCCTCCGTCGCCTACGCGGCCGACGGCTTCAAGGCGCCGCCCCCGCCGGCCGGGGAGCCGTGGATGACGCCCGAGGGTATTCCGGTGAAGGGCTTCTACGGCCCCGAGGACCGCGAGTGCTGCGAGGGGATCGACTCGTTCCCCGGCCTGCCGCCCTACCTGCGCGGCCCCTATCCGGCGATGTACGTCACCCAGCCCTGGACGATCCGGCAATATGCCGGCTTCTCGACGGCCGAGGATTCGAACGCCTTCTATCGGCGCAACCTCGCCGCGGGCCAGAAGGGCCTCTCGGTCGCCTTCGATCTCGCCACCCACCGCGGCTACGATTCGGACCACCCCCGCGTCTCGGGTGATGTCGGCATGGCGGGTGTCGCGATCGACTCGATCTACGACATGCGCACGCTGTTCTCCGGCATTCCGCTGGACGAGATGACGGTGTCGATGACGATGAACGGCGCGGTGCTGCCGGTGCTCGCGCTCTACATCGTTGCGGCCGAGGAGCAGGGCGTGCCGCCCGAGAAGCTCGCCGGCACGATCCAGAACGACATTCTCAAGGAGTTCATGGTCCGCAACACCTACATCTATCCCCCCAAGGGATCGATGCGGATCATCTCGGACATCTTCGGCTACACGTCGAAGAACATGCCGAAGTTCAACTCGATCTCGATCTCCGGCTACCACATGCAGGAGGCCGGGGCGACGCAGGATCTGGAGCTCGCCTACACGCTCGCCGACGGCGTCGAGTACATCAAGGCCGGCCTCGCGGCGGGCCTCACCATCGATCAGTTCGCGCCGCGCCTGTCGTTCTTCTGGGCGATCGGGATGAACTTCTTCATGGAGATCGCCAAGATGCGGGCCGCGCGCCTGATCTGGGCCAAGCTCGTCAAGGAGTTCGAGCCGAAATCCGACAAGTCGCTGCCGCTGCGCACCCACTCGCAGACGAGCGGCTGGTCGCTGACGGCGCAGGACGTGTTCAACAACGTCACCCGCACCTGCATCGAGGCGATGGCGGCGACGCAAGGCGGCACCCAGTCGCTCCACACCAACGCGCTCGACGAGGCTTTGGCGCTGCCGACCGACTTCTCGGCGCGCATTGCCCGCAACACCCAGCTCTTCCTGCAGCAGGAGAGCGGCACCACGCGGATCATCGATCCGTGGGGCGGCTCCTACTATGTCGAGCGGCTGACCCGGGACATCGCCGCGCGCGCCTGGGAGCATATCCGTGAAGTCGAGGCGCTCGGCGGTATGGCGAAGGCCATCGAGGCCGGCATCCCGAAGCTGCGCATCGAGGAGGCCGCTGCCCGCGCCCAGGCGCGGATCGATTCCGGGCGCCAGACCATCGTCGGCATCAACAAGTACAAGCCCGACGACGAGATGAAGATCGACCTGCTGCGCGTCGACAACGCCGACGTGCGCGCCAAGCAGATCGACAAGCTCAAGCGCCTGCGCGCCGAGCGCAACCAGGCCGACGTCGATGCGGCTCTGGCCGCCCTGACGAAGGCCGCGGATGGCGAGGGCAACCTGCTCGAACTGGCGGTGAACGCGGCGCGGGCCAAGGCCACGGTCGGCGAGATCTCGGAGGCGCTGGAGAAGGCCTGGGGCCGTCACCGCGCCGAGATCCGCTCGATCTCGGGCGTCTACAAGCGGGAGGTGGGCGGCATGTCGCCGGTGGTGGAGAAGGTCCGCGGCCTCGTCGAGGCCTTCGAGGAGAATGACGGGCGCCGCCCGCGCATCCTGGTCGCCAAGATGGGCCAGGACGGGCACGACCGCGGCCAGAAGGTGATCGCCTCGGCGTTCGCCGATCTCGGCTTCGACGTCGATATCGGGCCGCTCTTCGCCACGCCGGACGAGGCGGCACGCCAAGCGGTGGAGAACGACGTGCACATCGTCGGCGTCTCCTCTCTGGCGGCGGGCCACCTGACGCTGGTGCCGGAACTCAAGGCCGCGCTGAAGCAGGAGGGCCGCGACGACGTGATGATCGTGGTCGGCGGCGTGATCCCGCCGGGCGACTACGACGCGCTCTACGCCGCGGGCGCCTCTGCGATCTTCCCGCCGGGCACCGTGATCGCGGAAGCGGCCGTGAAGCTTCTGGGCGAACTCAACACGCGCCTGGGCTACGGCGAGCGGCAGGCGGCCGAGTAGTCCGCTTTTCCAGTCTTGGCGGGGGTCATGCCCCCGCCTTTCATTTGAATTTACCGGGATTCCAGGCGGCACCATGCCTCGCGTGGTGCCGCCTCATGGGATCGGCTAAGACGGCAGGGTTATTTCTCGCGCCCGCCGCTCCCGCATCCGTGCCCAACCGGC from the Methylorubrum extorquens genome contains:
- a CDS encoding conserved protein of unknown function (Evidence 4 : Unknown function but conserved in other organisms); translated protein: MNRWTGPCSSGPFAGRRLSAVPSEALIELAALLSANDPEGARGLEAYLDRRQPGWRVDADVDGDPRTGGPTKPGSMTEQEAYQVLGLERGASLEDVRAAHRTLMKRLHPDQGGSVEGSGARERGA
- a CDS encoding protein of unknown function (Evidence 5 : Unknown function): MLIALGLLALIGFWWLGRRNGRLPFGLTPRLLAGYALLAAAFVLSLRGSFLLALLLGAGGVWLSEGEAGVIRRVRAWRGYREPRQVRTAALEFDLGTDGEPMDGTVLVGPLRRPPPLGGAVGGAHRAGRPAERQRSRGRPRARGVSRPPAARLACRR
- a CDS encoding serine protease (Evidence 2b : Function from indirect experimental evidences (e.g. phenotypes); Product type e : enzyme), coding for MPDRFVRVALGVTLGLLIAFVAQPYILAFLYSANAPRSVTARGDLSAAEKTTVDLFASASPSVVHVFAQAAAQGRALMEPDDEFGQGEQQQGSGTQTGTGFVWDAAGHVVTNNHVVEAATKGGGSISVRLASGEVIGARVVGTAPSYDLAVLQLGRVAKMPLPLAVGTSADLKVGQSAFAIGNPFGLDHTLTTGVISALQRRLPTQEGRELSGVIQTDAAINPGNSGGPLLDSAGRLIGVNTAIFSPSGASAGIGFAVPVDVVNRVVPDLIKNGRVRNPGIGIIAGQEATAARLGIDGVVVLRVLPGSPAAQAGLRGVDPRTGTIGDVIVGANGRPVHRLSDLTAAVEEAGLDRPVTLLVERDGRVRTVRVNTADVAQTRL
- a CDS encoding protein of unknown function (Evidence 5 : Unknown function); the protein is METEALERPADLTIWRTLPASSPLAQPERYDTLREALLAAKGALGDPSKQPWIITEEGEILSPNWIRTYVN
- a CDS encoding conserved protein of unknown function; putative membrane protein (Evidence 4 : Unknown function but conserved in other organisms) produces the protein MAAGQRTPSAARNWPFLAGFVAAERRLGARAEAAGGLPAFAYEFLRFGVKQGWACLFGGLICALLIGTHLFYPADAPLSRYDFLTLAAILIQVALLGLGMETWEEAKVIALYHVVGTAMEIFKTGVGSWIYPEASLLRIMGVPLFTGFMYASIGSYIARVWRLFDFRFTRHPPLMFTLPLAGAIYLNFFSHHYVADMRAMLFIATGVLFGGTVVHFKVWHVYRQMPLLLGFVLVAGFIWLAENIGTASRVWLYPNQAAGWSPVSAAKLGSWFLLMIVSYVLVTLVSRPEPCPEAVPARPADPGAEAAIS
- a CDS encoding protein of unknown function; putative exported protein (Evidence 5 : Unknown function), yielding MRANAVEDRAHARRRTERELRRLEALVARKRFRRRSLRALRGSAGAAATFGALLKVKVVGTLAGKAAIAVLVGLGFAWPALVIGVIGVVGIVLAVVSLFSGEGGPHGFDVGCTCDCAGKEKRAERLKALIAQRRAWLAAPSGPAPSVRWDARGRRDLVGSQRKRGR
- the mcmA gene encoding methylmalonyl-CoA mutase, alpha subunit (Evidence 2a : Function from experimental evidences in other organisms; PubMedId : 12730156; Product type e : enzyme), with the translated sequence MSSRIPDFASVAYAADGFKAPPPPAGEPWMTPEGIPVKGFYGPEDRECCEGIDSFPGLPPYLRGPYPAMYVTQPWTIRQYAGFSTAEDSNAFYRRNLAAGQKGLSVAFDLATHRGYDSDHPRVSGDVGMAGVAIDSIYDMRTLFSGIPLDEMTVSMTMNGAVLPVLALYIVAAEEQGVPPEKLAGTIQNDILKEFMVRNTYIYPPKGSMRIISDIFGYTSKNMPKFNSISISGYHMQEAGATQDLELAYTLADGVEYIKAGLAAGLTIDQFAPRLSFFWAIGMNFFMEIAKMRAARLIWAKLVKEFEPKSDKSLPLRTHSQTSGWSLTAQDVFNNVTRTCIEAMAATQGGTQSLHTNALDEALALPTDFSARIARNTQLFLQQESGTTRIIDPWGGSYYVERLTRDIAARAWEHIREVEALGGMAKAIEAGIPKLRIEEAAARAQARIDSGRQTIVGINKYKPDDEMKIDLLRVDNADVRAKQIDKLKRLRAERNQADVDAALAALTKAADGEGNLLELAVNAARAKATVGEISEALEKAWGRHRAEIRSISGVYKREVGGMSPVVEKVRGLVEAFEENDGRRPRILVAKMGQDGHDRGQKVIASAFADLGFDVDIGPLFATPDEAARQAVENDVHIVGVSSLAAGHLTLVPELKAALKQEGRDDVMIVVGGVIPPGDYDALYAAGASAIFPPGTVIAEAAVKLLGELNTRLGYGERQAAE